The sequence AGACATGGACAATCAATGTGGAATGAAAAGAACCTGTTCACTGGTTGTGTAGACGTGCCATTAACAAATAAAGGAGTAGAAGAAGCAATTGAAGCTGGGAAAAGAATTAGCACCTTACCTTTGGACATCATCTATACATCGACTCTGATACGTTCTCAGATGACAGCTATGCTTGCTTTGACACAACATTGCTGCATGAAGGTTCttcaaatttggattttttgtTTACATAATGTTACAGCATCTTGAGCATTTTACCGCTTTGCTTGGACatgaattaattttgaaatttgtgtTCAGCGCTGATTGTCAAATATATGTACCTCCTCTGAATGATCTTAGAATTTTTCACTTGAACACTACCATTGTATCTTGGGTTAGATGAAGCTTTCTAAGAAATTTATCCAGGGATACTCTATTGAGCAATACTTAATTATTACTCTTTCAGCATATTGAACGAGTTAAATCACACTAGTTTCTTTACATAGAAATCCTTAAATAGGTCAAACTATTACTACCACATCGTTTGTTGTTTCTCAAACATGACGTTGCAGTTGCTTTCATGTACAATGGGAACAAGAACCGTTTTCATTAAAGAGACCTGTGTATTATTGTGGTGAAACCTACTCGAAATCTTTTAGGTGCCTATAGTTATGCATTGTGAAATAGACCTGTGTATTATTGAGGTGAACCTACTCAAAATGATTTAGGTGCCAATAGTGATGCATTGTGAAACTGAACAAGCAAGGACATGGACTCAAATTTACAGTGAAGGCACCAAGAAGCAATCTATTCCTGTGGTTAAGGCGTGGCAACTAAATGAAAGAATGTAATTTCATTCCTGAAATTCAGTTATTCTAAATGTCATTCAATTTTTTCGCTTTTTAATTTTAGCAGAGCAGTGTAGGGCATAAcattatgattatgtttataGGTATGGAGATCTACAGGGTTTTAATAAGCAGGAAACAGCTGAAAGATATGGTAGTGAGCAGGTTTATAAATGGCGTAGAAGTTATCATGTCCGTCCACCAAATGGTGAGAGCTTGGAAATGTGCTTGGGAAGAGCAGTTTCTTTTTTCAAAGAGCATGTAAGTGTGATGCTTATAATTCTTCAACGACCTATAACTCTGCACTCTGACTGTTCTCATCGTGTGGGGATTTGAGTTGATAcatgaaaatgatgattttgcagATTGAGCCTCAGCTTTTGAGTGGAAGGCATGTGATGGTTGTAGCTCATGCAAATTCACTGAGGTCCATAATAATGTATCTTGATAAACTGACTTCCGAAGAGGTAACTAGCACTTTTGTACTTGTACTAGGTATTCGATGCTATTTGGCCGGTTTATTTTTTTCAACCGTTTCTTATTGACAGGTTATTAATTTAGAGCTCTCAACTGGTGTACCTATGCTCTACATGTACAAGGAAGGAAACTTCATTCGGAGAGGAAGCATCATTGGAACTAGTGAGGCTGGTGTTTATGCTTATTCAGAGGTACTCCCTTTCTGATTGAAGTAAACAACACATGTAATTCTCTTAATAGCTCAATAATTGTTGAAAATTACTCCCATGCTCAACTTGATTTGATCGAATATTAGTATTAAATAGACGAGGGATTACTTACTGACTATGTAAATCTGGTGTAACCTCAATTTGATAGTATTGAGACCATATAAATTCTATCAATTGAAAGAGCTTTTAGTTAATCTAtgaattaatttattatataatagaTTGAATTCACGATTCTATAAAATGTATATTTTATTAATCAAAACCTAAAATGTATTCTACTAATCAGATCCAGTAAAAAATGTTATACAATTATGAGAAATAATTGTAAATACACCACAAGGATGGATAGAATTCGACATTTCAAAGTTCGTTCTgtggaattttttttatcaaataacttAAATGGCTCTCTAGGACGGTTTTGCTATCACCTATGGTTTACTCTTAAACCATGtcgttgaatttttaaaataaccgTAGCAGAAGTCAGCGACAGTGTTAAAGATGATCGTCACTGACTTTAGCGCCAGTTTAGTTAAAAGATGTCAGCGATGGTGTTTAAAGATAACAGAAGCAGAGCCTCGACGGTATGGACTAAAACCGTTGCTGGTCGCAGAGACATAAAATTTTACACACGGCAAAATTTTCGCTAAACCACTGTTTTTTGTAGTGTCTAGATGGGGAAGTTATTTAAGAACTTGAGGCAATAAACAGAGATTCAGGTTATCGCTACAAAATGGATGTGAAATATCTTTGTATTATCCTAGTGAAAATAAATGCTAGTCAAGGGGTTTCAAATTTAGAAGAAATCATTGTCAGCATCACAAATAATCCTACTGACGTTGAAGCTAATTTTATGATTGGTACATTGGAATGGAATAAGGATGACACCATAGTTTTAGGGTCTGTTATTCTCAAGAAAGCAATCAAAACATCAACAATGCTTAGTATTTTCTAATTACAATTTGATAAATTAACTCTCAAACTTCTGGACGCAATGAGAAAACTCAAAGATGAGATTGAATTACAcccaaaaaaaatgaaaaatagattcatattttaagaaaaaaattttatttattaaattttagaattttagcAAATTATTAATTTGTGATATGAACGGTACCATAGAGTTGCATAATGCTATTCAGAAAACTTATTATGATATTAatctattaaaattattattttatcttttagTTCAAAGTTGGGAGGGGGAAAAATTATGATCTGATAGAGGTTAATAATTCTTGAGTATCCTCCATATGAAATTTTTAGAAGCTCTGGTCATCAATTTTCTGAAATGAGTTGAGATGAACTAAACAGGCCCAGCAGCTAATGGATTAGGAAAACACTATAGAACCTGCTATGAAAATTGGCAGAATAGAATCGAAATAGTGAAACTTTGAGATATTAGCTTTACAAGAGTGTATTTCTCTCCTGGTTATCTGGTTCTGTAAGGACTTTTGATCATATATACGAATTCAATACGCATATCAGTCAATATCTATACAGATGAGTCGGCATtgatcaaatttatttattctgcTGCAGAGCCTGGCAATTTATAAGCAAACGTTAGGTGAAACAACACAATGAAGAGTGGAAGCTGGTTGAAATATTCTGCTCGAGTGAATCTCAAGTTGCATATACCGATGATGCCTGGACATATTCTCAGCCTGATACGTTCAGTGCAACTTGTTCAAACACGAGATGAACTGATAGGATCATTCTATAGGCCAGTTTGAAGGCATAAATACATGAAGCTTGTTATTATTGTAGAATTTGTCTGATAATATGAAATGTTTGAGTCATGATATTTATATTTACTCGAATTAAATTCATGTGAAGAAACTAATTATTACCCGGAGTTCTCCGGCTGTTACATTGAAATCCCTTTTTTTTGGTTCTTCGATATTGAATGTTCATCAAACGTTGTATTATTGTTTCTCGCTCGCGCTATTAATTTAAATTGACTTGTGCTTAATTGTAAGTAGAAGATTATAATGTTAATTAAAATCCTAGGTTGTCTTTTTAGCAGATCTTTTAGCATTTATTGTTTGTGTATTGTACAGTATTTGTTTATTCTTATGTTGTTCAGATATTTTTTTTGATGATAAAGCGTGATATCTTATTAAACCAAACACTCTTTTCAGAATCGAATCGGACTGGTCGAACCGGTTCGGAACTTCACCAATAACCAAAAAACCGGTGCAATCGGTTagaaccggtcaagaaccggttggGCCGGTCAAGAACCAAAAAACCGGTTGGAACCGGTTGAATcggtttttcgaatttttttatttttttttaaaatttaaatttttttatttttaaaatttaaatttaatatttttttatatatattcatgattatttggaatttgtatttcattaaaaaattattttaataattattggtttttataaaattaaataattctttatttaagtaatttagaactataattgatattttgaatatatttacatatttatttagctttcaaattatgataaatatatatatttgtctatttatatatattttttagtttttaaaattcaaaatatattatttattatattatattatattatataaacggttttccggttcaacagtccggttaaaacggtccgatCGGTTGGATTGTTTCTTTTAAGTAGATCGGTTCGATCACCGATCCGGTTATAAAAACACTGAAACCAAATTCAAATCGCTCGATACAAGCAAGAAAGAAAATTGTTTCTATTCTGTTTATCTTACTCCCTCCATCCCAATTATATTGTCcacatttgattttttatttgtcccaaatatatagtcatacatcatatttagtaatacttttttacacttctttactaatatatccctattaactacaacttgaaaattgtgcaatcatttttaatacattaaatatggATAAATagaaagtttatataaaatttactttcccaataaatttttcttaattcgtgtgaaaactaaaacaagacaacatatATGGAACGAATGGAGTATTATAATTTCAAAATGTTTGTACATTTTgtttcaaaataaaaacaacattTTATGTGTAACAGCTTGTAGCTTTCATCGCAACGTACTCTCGTatccaactttttttttttttttttttttgtctttgctAGAAATGACTGCAAACTACATTTTGATTAATATTTGTTCTAAAAATATCCATATACAAGTTGTAAACACGACGAGGCATCAAATTGAATCAAATAGgtagtttaaaatatatatatatatatatatatatatatattgattgtGAATAATTGAGAAGAGGGTGGGTGgctgggggggggggggggggggggagggtgGGAAGAATATATAAGGTGCATGTTTCGTAAATAATTTATTCTATActagtttttttaaataaaatacaaaaaatacttTAATCGGAGTATTTGCCAAAAGATAGAGTTTGATGATGTGTGtggatataataataataatggatCAGACAAAAAATATTATAGTTAAAGATagttcatataatttttttatttatttaatgaaaataCTAGAATCATTTTGAAGAATCTGAATCTGCAAGGGACCAAGCTTTTGGATTGAATTAAACTGAACAAAAGTCGAGCCAGTTTTTTTTGTAGAATATAGGTATAGAAACATTTTAtggtataaaataaaatttaatttatcgaAAAAAGAAGTCAGTACATAAAGGTGACACTGGACAGCGTGAATTCTCCATTCCCCGAAAGACTTGGCGGCAATTTCTGATCATATTCAAccaaaaaataactaaattttcCGCAAAAAAATTAGTATTTCGAGAATGGGATAATCCATGTTTTTTCACGAAGAAAACAAAAAGTCAACACAAAAATCGATAAAAGaacccaaaaattcataacatttATATTCACAAtcttgattaattaaacaattaaggCACGGTCTCTTTTCTTGACAATTAATACGATTCACTAGAATTCTATTCTACATTGGAAATCCACGAAAGgaaaatataaatatacattGCATTAATTATGAGTTGTACATTAGTATTATtagttattatattatattatattatgaaaataTGCAAATTTAGTAAAAGATTATATTGTGAAAATATGGAAATTTAGATAAAAGATTGAACGTCTTTGAATCCTGCAAATTGTTAGAAGAGTCTGATTTCATGGCTACGGCCACCTGCAGCTGTTCCAGCAATCCCACGACCACCCCAGATAATAATTCTATCAAATGCGACAAGAAAAAGAAggtatattaataatattttttttctcatcGATTTCTTGAATATATAATCTTATGTTTCATTTATTAGTTAATAATGTCAATAATTTCTTGATGAAGTCTATCATTCCAAAGATTTTTGGTTCGAGAGAAAGCAGAGAGGGTTCAGAAGAGGACATTGTTCCATCGGATGGAAATGAAACTGGTaaactatttcatttttttccctAGAAAATTTATGAtgatgaaataaatatattcaaacgTTACATAAATGGGATTATTTCCccgaaataaaaaaatgaacattttttaaatatttttttggttgtTTGGGGAATATATAGATTTGGATAAAAAGATCATTACATCAAGAAAGAAAGCTTTCTTGGAGACGTCAAGTTCCACAAGGCAAGGTTTTCAAGGTAAGAATCGTTAGCATTATggcaaacatatatataatatatacaataTAATGTATATTATATGTATTTGTATGCATTTTTGGTTGGTGGCCTAACAAGAGACTAAGAATTAATTGCATTGATTTTTGCTATATATTTTGAGCAGTttttgtgtgtgtatgtatatgtgtgCACTCTCAGGAAGGCGCGGTGCCGGGATCGAAGGCCTGAACATGTCATGGTATGATGATCTAGCAATGGAAGAACCTACTGTAATTCAAGACAttcggtatatatatataaattactgCAAGTGATCATACAAtattgttttcagaaattttttgatatatccagtctgctatatatatatatcgaaaaaCCGTAGGGTTTTCGCGGCGACATGGAATGTTGGGGGGAAGACTCCAAACCCCGAACTCAATCTTGAGGATTTCTTGCAGTTGGAGGGTTCTTCAGACATATACGTGCTCGGGTACGCCCGCGAATTTTGCTTTTGTGTactcaactcaaaaatatatatactagaATGACTAGTAAATTTATAATGAGCTAGCTAGCACATGAGCATATGAAAAATCTTGCAAGTCTGGGTGATTTTAAATGTTAGGATTTAATGTTGTATGAAATGTAACCATTGTTATCAAAAGATGGAGTAGAAAACACAATAGAAAGTGTAGAGATCATCTGTTTcaaatgttattttagtatttaaaagtCTCTCCCTGGATTAAAGATATCACTTTGTGCAAGGATAAATAGTTTCAACAGCCAATCTTGAAATGcatggctttttttttttttttttatattaaaataaaataaaattcacatTGGGTAAATATGAGGAAATTTagctatttaatttttttttgtgtttaacCGACATTTTGATCTATGATTCAATGTCTTAATTAAGTATGGTTCTACGTTTAGAagattataattaaaaaaaattgcttaACCTGCAGAGTTATATATTTCTGACCCACCCAACCAACTTTGTTTTTTTCCAAGAAAATAGCTAAATTTTagggaaataatttttttttctccgcTAACTTATTCAATGTTGGGTTTTGGTTatctaaattttcaaattttgattttgatacaCTAACTATTGATTTTCTCATATTTTGGTCTACTTGCTGATGTCGGAAAACATCCATGAAATCTTTTAACTTATCATATGTCGAGTCAGGGaaataactaaaattttaaagttaatATACCAAAATCAAACTTGGATATTTAAAGGATCAGAACCCAAAAATGGGACACGTTAATCCGTGTAATTTATGTATCCTTATCAGATATATGACCCTAGCTAGCTAGCTTGCTTGCTTACTTTATTTTATGGAACTTCGAGGAGTGAGTTTTCTACTAGTGTTGTATTTTCAGGTTTCAAGAAATTGTTCCACTAAGCCCTGGAAATGTACTAGTAATAGAAGACAATGAACCAGTATCAAAATGGCTTGCACTTATAAGCCATGCACTCAATAAACAATACCATGAATCTGCCTACTACTCTTCAGATTCAAGCACAAACTCCAAACACTCGAAAGCCGAATCGAAATCCAATCTCTTTAGCAAGCCATCTTTGAAAGCGCTCAGCAAGAATTTGAGGGCAGATAATAATTTCGTAAAGAGATGCAACTGTTCATGGGATCCCGCGGTTTTGAATTGGAGGCGAGCTATAAAGCTTAGCGATCCAGCTTGTGCGTCGGAACCCTACGTGCATGATCCGAATGCAGATGAATTCCTTTCAACAGCTGAAAGTTCCATGCTTAAAAGATTCAAGTATCAAGTGGTGGCTAGCAAGCAGATGGTGGGGCTCTTCGTTTCGATCTGGGCGCGAAAACAGTTGTTGAAGGATATTGGTCATGTAAGAATTTCTTGTGTTGGAAGAGGAATCCTGGGCTATCTGGGAAACAAGGTGATATAAATATAACATCCCTATCCCTTTATTCATGTATATATTGATCTCAACTACCTTGTTCAATTTTCTTTTCATATATCCCTTTATTCATGTATATATTGATCTCAACTACCCTGTTCAATTTTCTTTTCATatactaaattttaatttccaaCTATTTTTATCCTATTGTTGATCGAAAATGTTGATGTGACATAGGGTGAAGTGATATTGAAAATTGCTGAATTATCAGATATCATGCAATTGGAAGAGTTTCAacctatgtatatatatatcttttggCAGGGCTGTATATCTATAAGCATGACATTGCACCAGACAAGCTTTTGCTTCGTGTGCAGTCATTTGGCTTCCGGAGAGAAGGAAGGAGACGAGCTGAGAAGAAACGCCGACGTAGCTGAGATCTTGAAGTCCACACAATTTTCCAGGATTTGCAAATCCCCCATTCGTCGAATGCCCGAAAGAATCATCGGTCACGAGTAAGCATTACGTCATGCATATGCTATCGTTTCAAGAGCTCGAGTATACGTTCAAATGTCTATTTTTCGATGAGCAAATAGGACGTAATGTTACATGGAAACGCAACAAATGAACTGGTAATTTGTCACATGTTTTCAGCCGTATGATCTGGCTAGGGGACTTGAACTATAGAGTGGGTTTGAGCTATGAAGAGACGAGGCTCCTGTTAGAGGGCAATGATTGGGACTCACTCCTGGAGAAAGATCAGGTGCTCTTATCACAGTTCTTGGTTCTTGATTGCTTTAAAACTCTTAaccaaattatttaaaaatatgaatctTTTTGCGGCGAATTATCCTAATTTGACAGCAATCTTGAGGAATTATACATGGTTTTCATGACTAATAATCAATTACATATACCTCCTACTAATTGAATGGATGATACATACACAGCTGAATATGGAAAGAGGAAGTGGACGAGTGTTCAGTGGGTGGAATGAAGGTAAAATCTCATTTGCACCCACTTATAAATACTCCCACAACTCAGATTCATACACAGGAGAGACTGTCAAATCCAAGAAGAAGCGAAGAACCCCGGCATGGTATGAACATATAATCCAAAACCTTTGTTTATTATGATCAATCATTCGATTGATTCCAGTCGTAGAACGTAAGAGGGTCATGTGAATGCTAATGCATTTTCATGGATTTCAGGTGTGACAGAATTTTATGGCGTGGAAGTGGCATAGAACAACTGTCTTATGTACGAGGAGAGTCGAGATTTTCTGATCATAGGCCAGTTTGCGCTGTGTTTGCTGTGGAAGTGGAGACCAAGATTAACAGAAACAGTATTTCGAAATTATTGAGAAAAGGTTATTCCTGCACAGCCACAAACTTAGAATATGAAGACTGCATACCCCAAAGGCATAGCTTTTATGAGTTTTAGTTGCAGTATTCTTATTTATGACAATGATCACAAACATAGAACCATCA comes from Henckelia pumila isolate YLH828 chromosome 4, ASM3356847v2, whole genome shotgun sequence and encodes:
- the LOC140865204 gene encoding 2,3-bisphosphoglycerate-dependent phosphoglycerate mutase 1-like isoform X1, yielding MSSPALPQILNARWIVPNGGELYSSERFQCFFTGCKKHQRNYNSSCFRMCINNASLSRSAYVHPILSSSCTSRDANASQTKKNESTLILLRHGQSMWNEKNLFTGCVDVPLTNKGVEEAIEAGKRISTLPLDIIYTSTLIRSQMTAMLALTQHCCMKVPIVMHCETEQARTWTQIYSEGTKKQSIPVVKAWQLNERMYGDLQGFNKQETAERYGSEQVYKWRRSYHVRPPNGESLEMCLGRAVSFFKEHIEPQLLSGRHVMVVAHANSLRSIIMYLDKLTSEEVINLELSTGVPMLYMYKEGNFIRRGSIIGTSEAGVYAYSESLAIYKQTLGETTQ
- the LOC140865204 gene encoding 2,3-bisphosphoglycerate-dependent phosphoglycerate mutase 1-like isoform X2; protein product: MWNEKNLFTGCVDVPLTNKGVEEAIEAGKRISTLPLDIIYTSTLIRSQMTAMLALTQHCCMKVPIVMHCETEQARTWTQIYSEGTKKQSIPVVKAWQLNERMYGDLQGFNKQETAERYGSEQVYKWRRSYHVRPPNGESLEMCLGRAVSFFKEHIEPQLLSGRHVMVVAHANSLRSIIMYLDKLTSEEVINLELSTGVPMLYMYKEGNFIRRGSIIGTSEAGVYAYSESLAIYKQTLGETTQ
- the LOC140860204 gene encoding type I inositol polyphosphate 5-phosphatase 5 codes for the protein MATATCSCSSNPTTTPDNNSIKCDKKKKSIIPKIFGSRESREGSEEDIVPSDGNETDLDKKIITSRKKAFLETSSSTRQGFQGRRGAGIEGLNMSWYDDLAMEEPTVIQDIRVFAATWNVGGKTPNPELNLEDFLQLEGSSDIYVLGFQEIVPLSPGNVLVIEDNEPVSKWLALISHALNKQYHESAYYSSDSSTNSKHSKAESKSNLFSKPSLKALSKNLRADNNFVKRCNCSWDPAVLNWRRAIKLSDPACASEPYVHDPNADEFLSTAESSMLKRFKYQVVASKQMVGLFVSIWARKQLLKDIGHVRISCVGRGILGYLGNKGCISISMTLHQTSFCFVCSHLASGEKEGDELRRNADVAEILKSTQFSRICKSPIRRMPERIIGHDRMIWLGDLNYRVGLSYEETRLLLEGNDWDSLLEKDQLNMERGSGRVFSGWNEGKISFAPTYKYSHNSDSYTGETVKSKKKRRTPAWCDRILWRGSGIEQLSYVRGESRFSDHRPVCAVFAVEVETKINRNSISKLLRKGYSCTATNLEYEDCIPQRHSFYEF